The following proteins are co-located in the Mesorhizobium sp. M1E.F.Ca.ET.045.02.1.1 genome:
- the thiS gene encoding sulfur carrier protein ThiS, with protein sequence MKLIVNGEALEVEATTLDALLKELDYEGGWLATALNGDVVPAAGRAEFRLSEGDRIEILSPMQGG encoded by the coding sequence GCGAAGCGCTTGAGGTCGAGGCGACAACGCTCGACGCCCTTTTGAAGGAGCTTGACTATGAGGGCGGCTGGCTCGCCACCGCGCTGAACGGCGATGTTGTTCCCGCGGCCGGACGGGCGGAATTCCGGTTGAGCGAGGGCGACCGGATCGAAATCCTGTCACCCATGCAGGGAGGCTAG
- a CDS encoding thiazole synthase — translation MFDLLGTKLASRLLLGTAQYPSPAILADAVKASGTSVVTVSLRREMAGGKAGEKFWSLIRSLGVRVLPNTAGCHSVKEAVTTAKMAREVFGTSWIKLEVIGNHDTLQPDVFGLVEAARILCEDGFSVFPYTTDDLIVAERLLEAGCKVLMPWCAPIGSALGPVNIMALRSLRGHFPDVPLIVDAGLGRPSHAATVMELGFDAVLLNTAVAKAADPVGMARAFGKAVDAGREAYGSGLLEPRDVAVPSTPTIGRAVFS, via the coding sequence ATGTTCGATCTTCTCGGGACAAAACTTGCCTCGCGCCTGCTGCTGGGCACCGCCCAATATCCTTCGCCGGCGATCCTGGCCGATGCGGTCAAGGCGTCAGGCACCTCGGTGGTGACCGTCTCGCTGCGCCGGGAAATGGCCGGCGGCAAGGCCGGCGAGAAATTCTGGTCGCTGATCCGTTCGCTCGGCGTGAGGGTGCTGCCCAACACCGCCGGCTGCCACTCCGTGAAGGAAGCCGTGACGACCGCGAAGATGGCGCGCGAAGTCTTCGGCACGTCCTGGATCAAGCTCGAAGTGATCGGCAACCACGACACGCTGCAGCCCGACGTCTTCGGTCTGGTCGAAGCCGCGCGCATCCTTTGCGAAGACGGGTTCAGCGTTTTCCCCTATACCACCGACGACCTTATCGTCGCCGAGCGGCTGCTCGAGGCAGGCTGCAAGGTTCTGATGCCGTGGTGCGCGCCGATCGGCTCGGCGCTCGGGCCGGTCAACATCATGGCGCTGCGCTCGCTGCGCGGGCATTTCCCCGACGTGCCATTGATCGTCGATGCTGGTCTCGGACGACCGTCGCACGCGGCAACCGTTATGGAACTCGGTTTTGACGCCGTGCTCCTCAACACCGCGGTTGCCAAGGCGGCCGACCCGGTGGGCATGGCGCGCGCTTTCGGCAAGGCGGTCGATGCCGGCCGGGAAGCGTATGGTTCAGGACTGCTCGAGCCGCGCGACGTCGCCGTGCCATCGACTCCTACAATCGGCAGGGCGGTTTTCTCATGA
- a CDS encoding thiamine phosphate synthase — translation MKLDPFYLIVDSAAWIERLVPLGVRLVQLRIKDMDEGRLRAEIRKAKALCARHHCQLIVNDHWRLAIEEGCDFVHLGQEDLQAADLSEIRAAGIRLGLSTHDHAELQTAMAARPDYVALGPVYPTILKTMKWAPQGLERLRAWKDAVAPIPLVAIGGLNPERLDGVFGAGADSAAVVTDITLNPDPEARTREWIDKTEQWR, via the coding sequence ATGAAGCTCGATCCCTTCTACTTGATCGTCGACAGCGCCGCCTGGATCGAACGGCTTGTGCCGCTCGGCGTCAGGCTGGTGCAACTCCGCATCAAGGACATGGACGAGGGCAGGCTGCGCGCGGAAATCCGCAAGGCAAAAGCCTTGTGCGCGCGACACCATTGCCAGCTCATTGTCAACGATCATTGGCGGCTGGCGATCGAAGAGGGCTGCGACTTCGTCCACCTCGGCCAGGAGGACCTGCAGGCCGCCGACCTCTCGGAGATACGGGCGGCCGGCATCAGGCTCGGGCTGAGCACCCATGATCATGCCGAACTGCAGACGGCTATGGCAGCCAGGCCCGACTACGTCGCGCTGGGTCCCGTCTATCCGACCATCCTGAAGACAATGAAATGGGCGCCGCAGGGGCTCGAGAGGCTTCGCGCCTGGAAGGACGCCGTCGCACCCATTCCGCTGGTCGCCATCGGCGGCCTCAATCCCGAACGGCTCGATGGCGTTTTCGGGGCCGGCGCCGACAGCGCGGCGGTGGTGACGGACATAACGCTGAATCCGGACCCCGAGGCGCGTACCAGGGAATGGATCGACAAGACGGAGCAATGGCGCTGA